The Streptomyces luteogriseus genome includes a window with the following:
- a CDS encoding ABC transporter permease, producing MSVGQWSRDLAMGARFALAGGREGWTRSLLTAVGVGLGVALLLLTAAIPSALAERDRREEARSDHTFSQQKMPKADDTLMVVDADTTFRDLDVRGRLLEPEGPRAPLPPGVAAFPAAGEMVVSPALKELLASDDGKLLRERLDYRIAGTIGEQGLVGSQELAYFAGGKGLEKVLEGPASGARIDSFGNDDLGSSDAWDPVLLLLVLVVFVVLLMPVAVFIAAAVRFGGERRDRRLAALRLVGSDSRMTRRIAAGEALAGSVLGLVLGTGFFLLGRELAASAEVFHVSVFPSYLNPSPVLAVLVALAVPAAAVLVTILALRGVVIEPLGVVRTAKPARRRLWWRLLLPLGGIALLYPMIGQGNDGGTFNQYLVVGGVMLLLVGVTALLPWVVETVVARLGSGGVAWQLAVRRLQLSSGAAARMVNGIAVAVAGAIALQMLFAGVDGNYTRASQYDVSRAQMSVDVPDGSDPSAVIGKYRETEGVRKVTTLSDVYLFDRGDEDSSVQITLADCASLREVATLPSCRDGDVFAAKGSEYDSASDHLAEPGTTLWTPEPEGDTARSGEGPVSWTVPQDIRQVQSREDPTGYVRGGILVTPGALPGKLAAFTSARLFLSLDLSVPDAYDHARNTAARIDPAVQPMTWHSIESNDRYATIRTGLSVGSACVLALIGASLLVSQLEQLRERRKLLSSLVAFGTRRRTLSLSVLWQTAIPIGLGLLLAATVGIALGAVLLRMTDTAVRVDWPSVLSMTGIGAGVVLVVTLLSLPPLLRLMRPDGLRTE from the coding sequence ATGAGCGTCGGGCAGTGGAGCCGGGACCTCGCCATGGGGGCCCGGTTCGCCCTCGCCGGTGGGCGCGAGGGGTGGACACGGTCGCTGCTCACGGCTGTCGGCGTCGGGCTCGGGGTGGCGCTGCTGCTGCTCACCGCCGCCATCCCGAGCGCCCTGGCGGAACGGGACCGGCGTGAGGAGGCGCGCAGCGACCACACGTTCAGCCAGCAGAAGATGCCGAAGGCCGACGACACGCTGATGGTCGTGGACGCGGACACCACGTTCCGGGACCTGGACGTGCGCGGCAGGCTGCTGGAGCCGGAGGGCCCGCGGGCCCCGCTGCCGCCGGGGGTCGCCGCGTTCCCGGCGGCGGGCGAGATGGTCGTCTCCCCCGCGCTGAAGGAACTGCTCGCCTCCGACGACGGCAAGCTGCTGCGGGAGCGGCTGGACTACCGCATCGCCGGCACCATCGGCGAGCAGGGGCTCGTCGGCTCGCAGGAACTGGCCTACTTCGCGGGCGGCAAGGGGCTGGAGAAGGTGCTGGAGGGCCCCGCGAGCGGCGCCCGGATCGACAGCTTCGGCAACGACGACCTGGGGTCGTCCGACGCCTGGGACCCGGTGCTGCTCCTGCTGGTCCTGGTCGTCTTCGTGGTGCTGCTGATGCCGGTCGCCGTGTTCATCGCCGCGGCCGTACGGTTCGGCGGCGAGCGGCGTGACCGCAGGCTGGCGGCACTGCGACTGGTCGGCTCCGACAGCCGGATGACCCGGCGGATCGCCGCCGGCGAAGCGCTCGCGGGTTCGGTGCTGGGGCTCGTCCTCGGCACCGGGTTCTTCCTGCTCGGACGCGAACTGGCGGCCTCCGCCGAGGTGTTCCACGTCAGCGTGTTCCCGAGCTATCTGAACCCCTCCCCCGTGCTGGCCGTCCTGGTCGCGCTGGCGGTGCCGGCGGCGGCGGTCCTGGTGACGATCCTCGCCCTGCGCGGGGTGGTCATCGAGCCGCTCGGCGTGGTGCGCACGGCCAAGCCCGCACGGCGCCGGCTGTGGTGGCGGCTGCTGCTGCCGCTGGGCGGAATCGCACTGCTCTACCCGATGATCGGGCAGGGCAACGACGGCGGGACCTTCAACCAGTACCTCGTCGTCGGCGGCGTGATGCTCCTGCTGGTCGGCGTCACGGCACTGCTCCCCTGGGTGGTGGAGACGGTCGTGGCCCGCCTCGGCTCGGGCGGAGTCGCCTGGCAACTGGCCGTCCGGCGACTTCAGTTGAGCAGTGGCGCGGCGGCCCGGATGGTCAACGGCATCGCGGTGGCGGTGGCCGGGGCGATCGCCCTGCAGATGCTGTTCGCCGGGGTGGACGGCAACTACACCCGGGCGTCGCAGTACGACGTGTCCCGGGCCCAGATGAGCGTGGACGTGCCGGACGGGTCCGACCCCTCGGCCGTCATCGGCAAGTACCGCGAGACCGAGGGCGTGCGCAAGGTCACCACCCTGTCCGACGTCTATCTCTTCGACCGGGGCGACGAGGACTCCTCCGTCCAGATCACTCTGGCCGACTGCGCGTCACTGCGGGAGGTGGCCACGCTGCCCTCCTGCCGCGACGGGGACGTCTTCGCGGCCAAGGGCTCGGAGTACGACAGCGCGAGCGACCACCTGGCCGAGCCCGGCACGACCCTGTGGACGCCCGAACCGGAGGGCGACACCGCACGCTCGGGCGAGGGCCCGGTCTCCTGGACCGTGCCGCAGGACATCCGCCAGGTCCAGTCCCGTGAGGACCCCACCGGGTACGTGCGCGGCGGCATCCTGGTCACGCCCGGCGCGCTGCCCGGGAAGCTGGCGGCGTTCACCTCGGCGCGGCTCTTCCTGAGCCTGGACCTCTCGGTGCCGGACGCCTACGACCACGCGCGCAACACGGCCGCGCGAATCGACCCGGCGGTCCAGCCCATGACCTGGCACAGCATCGAGAGCAACGACCGTTACGCCACCATCCGCACGGGCCTGTCCGTCGGCTCCGCCTGCGTACTGGCGCTGATCGGGGCGAGCCTGCTCGTGTCGCAGCTGGAGCAGCTGCGCGAACGCCGCAAGCTGCTGTCGTCCCTGGTCGCCTTCGGCACCAGGCGCCGCACCCTCAGCCTGTCGGTGCTGTGGCAGACGGCGATCCCCATCGGGCTGGGCCTGTTGCTCGCCGCGACGGTGGGCATCGCCCTGGGCGCGGTCCTGCTGCGGATGACCGACACCGCGGTCCGGGTGGACTGGCCGAGTGTGCTGTCGATGACCGGCATCGGCGCCGGTGTCGTCCTCGTGGTGACGCTGCTGAGCCTGCCGCCGCTGCTGAGGCTGATGCGGCCCGACGGGCTGCGCACCGAGTAG
- a CDS encoding LysR substrate-binding domain-containing protein codes for MTVGNKRRQPSLAQLRAFVAVAEHLHFRDAAAAIGMSQPALSGAVSALEEALGVTLLERTTRKVLLSPEGERIAVRAKAVLGEVGALMEEAEAVRAPFTGALRLGVIPTVAPYLLPTVLRLVHERYPHLDLQVHEEQTASLLDGLAGGRLDLLLLAVPLGVPGVTELPLFDEDFVLVTPLDHGLGGREGIPREALRELKLLLLDEGHCLRDQALDICREAGRDDVPVTTTAAGLSTLVQLVAGGLGVTLLPRTALRVETSRSNQLLTGYFADPAPTRRIALAMRTGAARGAEYEELAAALRQALRPLPVRVLEQDA; via the coding sequence GTGACTGTCGGTAATAAGCGCAGGCAGCCCAGTCTGGCCCAGCTCCGGGCCTTCGTCGCGGTGGCCGAGCACCTTCATTTCCGGGACGCGGCCGCCGCGATCGGCATGAGCCAGCCCGCCCTCTCGGGAGCCGTTTCGGCCCTGGAGGAAGCACTCGGAGTGACGCTCCTCGAGCGTACGACGCGCAAGGTGCTGCTCTCACCCGAGGGTGAGCGGATCGCCGTACGGGCCAAGGCGGTTCTGGGGGAGGTGGGCGCGCTCATGGAGGAGGCCGAGGCGGTCCGGGCGCCCTTCACCGGGGCGCTGCGGCTCGGGGTGATCCCGACGGTCGCGCCCTATCTGCTGCCGACGGTCCTGCGGCTCGTCCATGAGCGGTATCCGCACCTCGACCTCCAGGTGCACGAGGAGCAGACCGCCAGCCTGCTCGACGGTCTCGCCGGCGGTCGGCTCGACCTCCTGCTGCTCGCCGTGCCCCTCGGTGTACCGGGCGTCACCGAACTGCCGCTGTTCGACGAGGACTTCGTGCTGGTCACGCCGCTCGACCACGGGCTCGGCGGGCGGGAGGGCATTCCGCGCGAGGCGCTGCGCGAGCTGAAGCTGCTGCTGCTGGACGAGGGGCACTGCCTGCGCGACCAGGCTCTCGACATCTGCCGGGAGGCCGGCCGCGACGACGTGCCGGTCACCACGACCGCCGCGGGGCTGTCCACGCTGGTGCAGCTCGTCGCGGGCGGGCTCGGTGTCACGCTGCTGCCGCGCACCGCCCTGAGGGTCGAGACCTCCCGCAGCAACCAGCTCCTCACCGGGTACTTCGCCGACCCGGCCCCCACCCGCAGGATCGCACTGGCGATGCGGACGGGGGCCGCGCGCGGCGCGGAGTACGAGGAACTGGCGGCCGCCCTGCGGCAGGCGTTGCGCCCCCTGCCCGTACGGGTCCTGGAGCAGGACGCCTGA
- a CDS encoding peroxiredoxin — translation MLTVGDKFPEFDLTACVSLEKGKEFQQIDHKTYEGQWKVIFAWPKDFTFVCPTEIAAFGKLNEEFADRDAQVLGFSGDSEFVHHAWRKDHDDLRDLPFPMMADSKHELMRDLGIEGEDGFAKRAVFIVDQNNEIQFSMVTAGSVGRNPKEVLRVLDALQTDELCPCNWSKGDETLDPVALLSGE, via the coding sequence GTGCTCACCGTCGGTGACAAGTTCCCCGAGTTCGACCTGACCGCCTGCGTCTCGCTGGAGAAGGGCAAGGAGTTCCAGCAGATCGACCACAAGACCTACGAGGGTCAGTGGAAGGTCATCTTCGCCTGGCCCAAGGACTTCACCTTCGTGTGCCCGACCGAGATCGCCGCCTTCGGCAAGCTGAACGAGGAGTTCGCGGACCGCGACGCGCAGGTCCTCGGCTTCTCCGGCGACTCCGAGTTCGTCCACCACGCCTGGCGCAAGGACCACGACGACCTGCGCGACCTGCCGTTCCCGATGATGGCCGACTCCAAGCACGAGCTGATGCGCGACCTCGGCATCGAGGGCGAGGACGGCTTCGCCAAGCGCGCGGTGTTCATCGTGGACCAGAACAACGAGATCCAGTTCTCCATGGTGACGGCGGGCTCGGTCGGCCGTAACCCGAAGGAGGTCCTCCGGGTCCTGGACGCGCTCCAGACGGACGAGCTCTGCCCCTGCAACTGGTCGAAGGGCGACGAGACCCTCGACCCCGTCGCACTGCTCTCCGGAGAGTGA
- a CDS encoding alkyl hydroperoxide reductase, which translates to MSLDALKSAIPDYAKDLKLNLGSVIGNSDLPAQQLWGTVLSTAIASRSPIVLRELEPEAKANLSPEAYTAAKAAAAVMAMNNVFYRTRHLLSDHEYGTLRAGLRMNVIGNPGVDKVDFELWSFAVSAINGCGMCLDSHEQVLRKAGLDREVVQEAFKIASVIQAVGVTLDAEAVLAG; encoded by the coding sequence ATGTCGCTGGATGCCCTGAAGTCCGCCATACCGGACTACGCCAAGGACCTGAAGCTCAACCTGGGCTCGGTCATCGGCAACTCCGACCTGCCGGCCCAGCAGCTGTGGGGCACGGTGCTGTCGACGGCGATCGCCTCGCGCTCCCCGATCGTGCTGCGTGAGCTGGAGCCGGAGGCGAAGGCGAACCTGTCGCCGGAGGCGTACACGGCCGCCAAGGCCGCCGCCGCGGTGATGGCGATGAACAACGTCTTCTACCGCACCCGTCACCTGCTGTCGGACCACGAGTACGGCACCCTGCGCGCGGGCCTGCGGATGAACGTCATCGGCAACCCGGGCGTCGACAAGGTCGACTTCGAGCTGTGGTCCTTCGCCGTCTCGGCCATCAACGGCTGCGGCATGTGCCTCGACTCGCACGAGCAGGTGCTGCGCAAGGCGGGCCTCGACCGCGAGGTCGTCCAGGAGGCGTTCAAGATCGCCTCCGTGATCCAGGCGGTCGGCGTCACGCTGGACGCCGAGGCGGTCCTGGCCGGGTAA
- a CDS encoding AI-2E family transporter: protein MSRVPGWLGRIGAGLTEMSERYNERRAEAERERDDSDSPELADDHVPPPPDYAPDVAARPDPALAVPWGVRVAAEAGWRLLVLAGTLWVLMRIISAVQLVVLSFVIALLITAILQPTVARLRRHGVPRGPATALTAVLGFVVIGLIGWFVTWQVMENIDDLSSQIQNGIDELRNWLLNSPFHVTDKQINEIAANLREAVGANTDQITSAGLEGVTVVVEALTGILLAVFSTLFLLYDGKRIWEWTLKLVPAAARPGVAGAGPVAWRTLTAYVRGTVIVALIDAIFIGLGIYFLDVPMAVPLAVFIFLFAFIPLVGAVVSGALAVVVALVTQGVFTAVMTLVVVLAVQQIEGHILQPFILGRAVRVHPLAVVLSVAAGGMVAGIGGAVVAVPLVAVTNTVAGYLRSHSQKSALRHSVRPRGATAVSADPGPETPPQ, encoded by the coding sequence ATGTCGCGAGTGCCAGGGTGGCTCGGCCGGATCGGTGCCGGGCTGACCGAGATGAGCGAGCGGTACAACGAACGCCGCGCCGAGGCCGAACGGGAGCGGGACGACTCCGACTCCCCGGAGCTCGCCGACGACCACGTGCCGCCGCCCCCGGATTACGCACCCGACGTCGCCGCCCGCCCCGATCCCGCGCTGGCCGTGCCGTGGGGCGTGCGGGTCGCGGCCGAGGCGGGCTGGCGGCTCCTCGTCCTCGCGGGCACCCTGTGGGTGCTGATGCGGATCATCAGCGCCGTCCAGCTCGTCGTGCTCTCGTTCGTCATCGCGCTGCTCATCACGGCCATACTGCAGCCGACGGTGGCGCGGCTGCGGCGCCACGGCGTGCCGCGCGGACCGGCGACCGCGCTGACGGCCGTCCTCGGGTTCGTCGTCATCGGCCTCATCGGCTGGTTCGTGACCTGGCAGGTCATGGAGAACATCGACGACCTCTCGAGCCAGATCCAGAACGGCATCGACGAGTTGCGGAACTGGCTGCTGAACAGCCCCTTCCACGTCACGGACAAGCAGATCAACGAGATCGCCGCGAATCTGCGTGAGGCCGTCGGAGCGAACACCGACCAGATCACCTCGGCGGGTCTGGAGGGCGTGACGGTCGTCGTCGAGGCGCTCACCGGGATCCTGCTGGCGGTCTTCTCGACGCTGTTCCTGCTCTACGACGGCAAGCGGATCTGGGAGTGGACGCTGAAGCTGGTGCCGGCGGCGGCGCGGCCGGGAGTGGCCGGAGCCGGCCCGGTGGCGTGGCGGACGCTGACGGCGTACGTGCGGGGCACGGTGATCGTCGCGCTGATCGACGCGATCTTCATCGGTCTCGGCATCTACTTCCTCGATGTGCCGATGGCCGTGCCGCTGGCGGTGTTCATCTTCCTGTTCGCGTTCATCCCGCTGGTCGGCGCGGTGGTGTCCGGGGCGCTGGCGGTGGTCGTCGCCCTGGTCACCCAGGGGGTGTTCACGGCCGTCATGACACTGGTGGTGGTGCTGGCGGTGCAGCAGATCGAGGGGCACATCCTGCAGCCGTTCATCCTCGGGCGCGCCGTCCGGGTGCATCCGCTGGCGGTGGTGCTGTCGGTCGCGGCGGGCGGGATGGTGGCCGGGATCGGGGGTGCGGTGGTGGCGGTGCCGCTGGTGGCGGTGACGAACACGGTCGCCGGGTATCTGCGGTCGCACTCGCAGAAGTCGGCGCTCCGGCACTCGGTGCGGCCTCGTGGGGCCACGGCCGTGAGCGCGGATCCCGGACCGGAGACACCGCCGCAGTAG
- a CDS encoding aggregation-promoting factor C-terminal-like domain-containing protein codes for MSRISVRGFAVASATAVTAVGSVVGVASGSTAQNNDAEATATGATLLADIPAGQQAQVQTASLTQQADAQAIQADASAKKDAEEAARKAAAETAVAKKEAAEKAAKAAEEAAKERAEVKAAASRSKDISDFPVASSYSIAQLQAMARQLVPSGQFQCFSNIVDHESDWNYKAVNPSSGAYGMFQALPGSKMSSAGADWQTNPATQIKWGLNYMNDRYGSPCEAWSFWQANNWY; via the coding sequence GTGAGCCGGATCTCGGTCCGGGGATTCGCAGTGGCCTCGGCCACGGCGGTCACCGCTGTCGGAAGCGTCGTCGGCGTTGCCTCGGGCAGCACCGCGCAGAACAACGACGCGGAAGCGACGGCAACCGGCGCCACGCTGCTCGCGGACATCCCCGCGGGCCAGCAGGCCCAGGTACAGACCGCGTCGCTGACGCAGCAGGCCGACGCACAGGCCATCCAGGCGGACGCGAGCGCGAAGAAGGACGCCGAGGAGGCCGCCCGCAAGGCCGCCGCCGAGACGGCCGTCGCCAAGAAGGAAGCCGCCGAGAAGGCCGCCAAGGCCGCCGAGGAGGCAGCCAAGGAGCGCGCGGAGGTCAAGGCCGCCGCCAGCCGCTCCAAGGACATCTCCGACTTCCCCGTCGCGAGCTCCTACAGCATCGCCCAGCTCCAGGCGATGGCACGGCAGCTGGTGCCATCGGGTCAGTTCCAGTGCTTCAGCAACATCGTGGACCACGAGTCCGACTGGAACTACAAGGCGGTCAACCCCTCTTCCGGGGCCTACGGCATGTTCCAGGCGCTGCCCGGTTCCAAGATGTCGTCCGCCGGCGCCGACTGGCAGACCAACCCGGCCACTCAGATCAAGTGGGGCCTGAACTACATGAACGACCGCTACGGCAGCCCCTGTGAGGCCTGGTCGTTCTGGCAGGCCAACAACTGGTACTGA
- a CDS encoding PhoH family protein has translation MVTSTKRHKPDRRTYVLDTSVLLADPNALNRFDEHEVVLPIVVVTELEAKRHHPELGYFARQALRLLDEFRVRHGRLDAPIPIGDLGGTVRVELNHSDPSVLPSGYRLGDNDSRILAVARNLQAEGFDVTVVSKDLPLRIKASSVGLLAEEYRAELAITDSSGWTGMSELTLPGEQVDILFEEGHVHVPEAAGLPVHTGLMIQSERGKALGRVTPDGNIRVVRGDREVFGIKGRSAEQRIALDLLLDPDVGIVSMGGRAGTGKSALALCAGLEAVLERRQHQKVMVFRPLYAVGGQELGYLPGSEAEKMSPWAQAVFDTLSAVTSREVIEEVTARGMLEVLPLTHIRGRSLHDAFVIVDEAQSLERNVLLTVLSRIGANSRVVLTHDVAQRDNLRVGRYDGVVAVVEKLKGHPLFAHVTLTRSERSQIAALVTEMLEDGQI, from the coding sequence GTGGTGACCAGCACAAAGCGCCACAAGCCCGACCGGCGCACCTATGTTCTCGACACCAGCGTCCTGCTGGCCGACCCGAACGCCCTGAACCGCTTCGACGAGCACGAGGTCGTGCTCCCCATCGTCGTGGTCACGGAGCTGGAGGCGAAGCGGCACCATCCCGAACTCGGCTACTTCGCCCGGCAGGCCCTGCGCCTGCTCGACGAGTTCCGCGTCCGGCACGGTCGCCTCGACGCCCCCATCCCCATCGGGGACCTGGGCGGGACGGTCCGTGTCGAGCTCAACCACTCGGACCCCAGCGTGCTGCCCAGCGGCTACCGCCTGGGGGACAACGACTCCCGCATCCTCGCGGTCGCCCGCAACCTGCAGGCCGAGGGGTTCGACGTCACCGTCGTGTCGAAGGACCTCCCGCTCAGGATCAAGGCGTCCTCCGTCGGACTCCTCGCCGAGGAGTACCGCGCGGAGCTCGCCATCACGGACTCCTCCGGCTGGACCGGAATGTCCGAACTGACCCTGCCCGGCGAGCAGGTGGACATCCTCTTCGAGGAAGGGCACGTCCACGTCCCCGAGGCCGCCGGCCTGCCGGTGCACACGGGCCTGATGATCCAGTCGGAGCGCGGCAAGGCCCTTGGCCGGGTCACCCCCGACGGCAACATCCGTGTCGTGCGCGGGGATCGTGAGGTGTTTGGCATCAAGGGCCGCAGTGCCGAGCAGCGGATCGCGCTCGACCTGCTGCTCGACCCGGACGTCGGGATCGTGTCGATGGGCGGCCGGGCCGGCACCGGCAAGTCGGCGCTGGCGCTGTGCGCGGGCCTGGAGGCGGTGCTGGAGCGCCGTCAGCACCAGAAGGTGATGGTCTTCCGTCCGCTGTACGCGGTGGGCGGGCAGGAGCTGGGCTATCTGCCGGGCTCGGAGGCCGAGAAGATGAGCCCCTGGGCGCAGGCCGTGTTCGACACGTTGTCGGCGGTCACCAGCCGTGAGGTCATCGAGGAGGTCACGGCGCGCGGGATGCTGGAGGTCCTGCCGCTCACCCACATCCGCGGCCGCTCGCTGCACGACGCGTTCGTGATCGTGGACGAGGCCCAGTCGCTGGAAAGGAACGTACTTCTTACCGTTCTGTCCCGCATCGGGGCCAATTCACGGGTGGTTCTCACCCATGACGTGGCCCAGCGGGACAACCTCAGGGTCGGCCGGTACGACGGTGTCGTCGCCGTCGTCGAGAAGTTGAAGGGGCATCCGCTCTTCGCGCACGTGACCCTGACGCGATCCGAGAGGTCCCAGATCGCCGCCCTTGTGACCGAAATGCTCGAAGACGGGCAGATCTGA
- a CDS encoding isoprenyl transferase: MNLRDKLRGLLVRLYARRVEGHLDHAQVPKHIGVIMDGNRRWAKAAGSSTVDGHRAGAGKIEEFLGWCTETDVEVVTLWLLSTDNFDRPQEELVPLLGIIEDVVRTLASDGRWRVHHVGTPDLLPSAMQTVLKEAEEATAHVDGIVVNVAIGYGGRQEIADAVRSMLLDAQEKGTSMEALAEAVDTDMIGRHLYTSHQPDPDLVIRTSGEQRLSGFMLWQTAHSEYYFCDVFWPAFRKVDFLRAMRDYAARHRRFGG; this comes from the coding sequence GTGAACCTGCGCGACAAGCTGCGTGGCCTGCTGGTCAGGCTGTACGCACGCCGGGTGGAAGGCCACCTGGACCACGCTCAGGTGCCCAAGCACATCGGCGTCATCATGGACGGCAACCGGCGCTGGGCGAAGGCCGCCGGTTCCAGCACCGTCGACGGTCACCGGGCCGGGGCCGGGAAGATCGAGGAGTTCCTCGGCTGGTGCACCGAGACCGACGTCGAGGTCGTCACCCTCTGGCTGCTGTCCACGGACAACTTCGACCGGCCGCAGGAGGAACTCGTCCCCCTGCTCGGCATCATCGAGGACGTCGTCCGCACCCTGGCCTCCGACGGCCGCTGGCGCGTGCACCACGTCGGCACGCCCGACCTGCTGCCCTCCGCGATGCAGACGGTCCTCAAGGAGGCCGAGGAGGCCACGGCACACGTCGACGGGATAGTGGTCAACGTCGCCATCGGCTACGGCGGACGCCAGGAGATCGCCGACGCCGTGCGGTCGATGCTGCTCGACGCCCAGGAGAAGGGCACCTCGATGGAGGCGCTCGCCGAGGCCGTCGACACCGACATGATCGGGCGTCACCTCTACACGAGCCACCAGCCCGACCCCGACCTGGTGATCCGCACCAGCGGCGAGCAGCGGCTGTCCGGATTCATGCTCTGGCAGACCGCGCACTCCGAGTACTACTTCTGTGACGTGTTCTGGCCGGCGTTCCGCAAGGTCGACTTCCTGCGCGCCATGCGCGACTACGCGGCCCGCCACCGGCGCTTCGGCGGCTGA